Proteins co-encoded in one Gossypium arboreum isolate Shixiya-1 chromosome 11, ASM2569848v2, whole genome shotgun sequence genomic window:
- the LOC108471463 gene encoding protein CROWDED NUCLEI 2-like: MTHGLAQSEFSYGEKDSKKKSREIYNAWNQTCRIKGVAVNPMVTPEYNEWWSRRVNDNIPRPNLEEARPIEEYLRVVPSELEIIKQDFEKRTSELEKKIEQLEEEKVYLKLDVDVQKSEAENLRKRKREVEEDLDSLKTDYKQLHKSIRNAGLGKTFEQWRQEIQEEKARADWWEKKFHDAQAREVTCKKSLDDSQNEKQMLRARVAELGTALQQHRSHNSVIELMASLSKIENLKEKGEELETTLQNYENQINLLEANNEQLREQLHRSQDQV; the protein is encoded by the coding sequence ATGACGCATGGGCTAGCTCAGAGTGAGTTCTCGTATGGGGAGAAAGACTCTAAGAAAAAGAGCCGCGAGATTTATAATGCATGGAACCAAACCTGCCGGATAAAGGGAGTTGCTGTGAATCCAATGGTAACTCCTGAGTATAATGAATGGTGGAGTAGAAGGGTTAACGATAATATCCCGAGGCCAAATTTAGAAGAAGCTCGACCGATAGAGGAATATCTGCGAGTGGTCCCCTCCGAATTGGAAATTATAAAGCAAGACTTCGAAAAGAGGacctcagagttagaaaagaaaatagagcAGTTGGAGGAGGAAAAAGTGTACTTGAAGCTGGATGTTGATGTTCAAAAATCCGAGGCTGAGAATTtgagaaagagaaagagagaggTTGAGGAAGACCTGGACAGTCTGAAGACTGATTACAAGCAGCTGCATAAGTCAATTAGAAATGCTGGCTTGGGTAAAACGTTTGAACAGTGGAGGCAAGAAATCCAAGAGGAAAAGGCTAGGGCTGATTGGTGGGAGAAAAAGTTTCAtgatgctcaagctcgagaagtcacttgtaaaaagagtttGGATGATAGCCAGAATGAAAAACAGATGTTAAGAGCTCGGGTGGCAGAGTTAGGAACAGCACTACAGCAACATCGGAGTCATAACTCAGTGATTGAATTAATGGCTAGCTTAAGTAAGATCGAGAATTTGAAGGAGAAAGGAGAAGAACTTGAGACTACACTTCAGAACTATGAGAATCAAATTAATTTATTAGAAGCAAATAATGAGCAACTAAGGGAGCAGCTTCACCGATCTCAGGATCAGGTCTGA